Within Microbacterium oryzae, the genomic segment CGAGCCGTTCATGGTCGTCGACGCGCAGTTCTACATCGGGCGCAACCTCGACATCGTGCAGCAGGCCGACTCGCTGGGCTCGTACGGCGCCGACATCGTCGCCGACTACGAGCGGTACACGGCCGCCAGCGCCATGGTCGAGGCGGCCGACCGCGTGAACGAAGCGGAGTCGACGTCCCAGCAGTTCTTCCTGCTCGTCGGTGCGCTGCGCGCGCTGTCGCGGGGCGAGCACGCCCCGCAGGCGATCATGGACTCCTATCTCCTGCGCGCCATGGCCCTGTCCGGATGGGCGCTCTCGTTCGAGGACTGCGCGCGCTGCGGGGCGCCCGGCCCGCACGACCGCTTCGTCGGACAGCTCGGCGGCAGCGTCTGCGAGGCGTGCGCGCCGGCCGGCAGCCCGCGGATCGGGCGCTCCGGTCTGTCGCTTCTCGCGGCCCTGCTGCAGGGCGACTGGGAGCGCGTCGATGCGACACCGAGTCGCGACCTCTCCGCCGCGTCCGGCCTCGTCGCCGCATACGCGCAGTTCCATCTCGAGCGGGCCATCCGCTCGTTCAGCCACGTCGAGAAGCACCGTTGACGACCCTGCGAGAGAGCCGATGACCCCGAAGCCCTACACTCACCGCGACGCGGTGCCGTACAAGCCCCTCGACTGGACGGGTCTCACGCCGCCGCGGTTCGCGGGGCCGGTGCCCGAGCACGTCGCGATCGTGATGGACGGCAACGGGCGCTGGGCGAACCGGCAGGGGCTGCCGCGCGTCGAGGGGCACCGCCAGGGGATCGAGCAGCTGCTGGATGTCGTCGCGGGCGCCGTGCAGGCGGGCGTGAAGCACCTCTCGGTGTACGCGTTCTCGACGGAGAACTGGAAGCGCTCGCCCGAGGAGGTGCGCTTCCTCATGAACTTCAGCCGCATCGTGCTGCACCGCTACCGCGACCAGCTCAACGAGTGGGATGTCCGCATCCGCTGGGCGGGGCGGAAGCCGCGGCTGTGGGGCTCGGTCATCAAGGACCTGCAGGAGGCGGAGAAGCTCACCGCCGGCAACCGCACGATGACCTTCACGATGTGCGTGAACTACGGCGGGCGCTACGAGATCGTCGACGCGGTGCGCGAGCTCGCCGAGGAGGTGAAGGCAGGGCGGCTGAAGCCCTCCGCCATCACCGAGAAGGCGATCGCGAAGCGGCTGTACGTGCCCGACATGCCGGATGTCGACCTGTTCATCCGCTCGAGCGGCGAGCAGCGCACGTCGAACTTCATGCTGTGGGAGGCCGCGTACGCCGAGATGGTGTTCCTCGATCGCCTCTGGCCGGACTTCACCCGGGCCGACCTGTGGGAGGCCATCCGCATCTTCCACAGCCGCGACCGACGCTACGGGGGAGCGGTCGACACTCCGACCGTCTGACGGGAATGGGATGCCCGTCGCCGCCGTTGCAGACGATGTGACGGATGCGATCAAGATCGACGTGTGGAGCGATATCGCCTGCCCCTGGTGCTACATCGGCAAGCGGAATCTCGAATCGGGGCTGGCTGAGGTGGCCGGAGACGACGACGCGCCGCGCGTCGAGGTGACCTACCACTCGTTCGAGCTGGCGCCCGATACGCCCGTCGACTTCGACGGCAGCGAGCTGGACTTCCTCGCCGGACACAAGGGGATGGCTGCGGAGCAGGTCGAGCAGATGCTCGCGCGGGTGACCGAGGTCGCCGCAGGGGCGGGACTCGAGTACCGCTTCGACATCCTCAAGCACACCAACACCGTGAAGGCGCACGAGCTCATCCACCACGCGAAGGCGCAGGGCCGTCAGCTCGAGATGACCGAGCGCCTGCTGCAGGCCTACTTCACCGAGGGCCGCCACGTGGGGCGCGTCGACGACCTCGTCGACCTCGCCGCCGAGGTGGGTCTCGACGCGGATGGCGCGCGCGAGGCTCTCGAGAGCGACCGGCACGTCGTGGACGTGCGTCGCGACCAGGAGCAGGCGCGCGCGTACGGCATCAACGGCGTGCCGTTCTTCGTCATCGATGGTCGCTACGGCGTGAGTGGCGCGCAGCCGCCCGAGGCGTTCGCGCAGGTGGCTCGCCAGGTGTGGGCTGAGCACCGGTCCGCCGCGGGCGACGCGGCCTGAGTCAGCGCGGGAGCGCGGCCTCGATCGCCCCGACGATGTCGGCGGAGTCCGGCTTCACCGGCGGGCGGAACCGGCGCACCTCGCCCGAGGGCAGCACGAGGAACTTCTCGAAGTTCCAGGCGATCGGCCCGGACAGCCCGACGCCGTCCTTGGTCTTCTTGAGCGCCTTGTAGAGCGGGACGGTGCGGGAGCCGTTGACCTCGACCTTGTCGGCGATCGGGAAGCTCACGCCCCACGTCGTCGCGCAGTAGTCGAGGATCTCCTCCATCGATCCCGGCTCCTGTCCGAGGAACTGGTTGCAGGGGAAGCCGATGACCGTCAGGCCCCGCTCGCCGTACGTGCGCTGCAGCTCCTCGAGCTGCTCGTACTGGGGCGCGAGGCCGCACTTCGAGGCGACGTTCACGACGAGGAACACGTGGTCGTCGCCGTAGTCGGCGAGGGTCCGCTCGACGCCCTCGGCGTCGTGGAAGGGGATGCTGCGGACGTCGGGGAGGTCGCTCATGCGCTCAGCCTACGGCGGCCATCCACACTCGGTATCGTCCCTGCCGTCGTCTGGGAGAATCGATAGGTGACCACCGTCCTGAACCCTCAGCGCACTCTGCGCATCGGCGCCCTCGACATCGGCGTGCCCGTCGTGCTCGCGCCGATGGCCGGCATCACCAACACCGCCTTCCGGCGTCTCTGCCGCGAGTACGGCGGCGGCCTCTACGTGAGCGAGATGATCACCTCGCGCGCGCTCGTCGAGCGCAACGCCGCCACGATGCGCCTCATCCGCCACCACGAGTCCGAGTCGCCGCGGTCGATCCAGCTCTACGGCGTCGACCCCGAGACCATCGCCGCCGCGGCCCGCATCATCGCCGAGGAGGACCGGGCCGACCACATCGACCTCAACTTCGGCTGCCCCGTGCCGAAGGTGACCCGCAAGGGCGGCGGCTCCGCCCTGCCGTGGAAGCTCGGGCTCTTCCGGGACATCGTCGAGCAGGCCGTCGAGGCGGCCGGCCACATCCCGCTCACGGTGAAGATGCGGAAGGGCATCGACGCCGACCACCTCACGTACCTCGACGCGGGCCGGATCGCGGAGGACGCGGGAGCGGCCGCCGTCGCGCTGCACGCGCGGACCGCCTCCGAGTTCTATTCGGGGCAGGCGGACTGGTCAGCGATCGCGAAGCTCAAGGAGGCCGTGACGAGCATCCCCGTGCTCGGCAATGGCGACATCTGGTCGGCGGACGACGCGCTGCGGATGATGGACGAGACCGGGTGCGACGGCGTCGTCGTCGGGCGCGGGTGCCTCGGGCGACCGTGGCTGTTTGGCGACCTCGCCGCCGCCTTCGGTGCAGAGGGTGTGGAAGTGGACGCCACCCTCGGCTTCGTCGCGCAGGCGTTCCGCCGGCATGCCGAGCTGCTCGTGGAGTTCTTCGACGACGAGGACCGCGGCTGCCGCGACATCCGCAAGCACGTCGCCTGGTACTTCAAGGGCTACCCCGTGGGCGGCGACCTGCGCGCGCGTCTCGCGACGGCGTCGAGCCTGGCCGAGATCGACGACCTTCTCGGCGAGCTGGACCACGACGCCCCGTACCCGGGCGCCGCGGCCGAGGGTCAGCGCGGACGCGCGGGCACGCCCAAGCGTCCGGTCCTGCCCGAGGGATGGCTGGACTCGCGCGATCTGGGCGAGGCCGACAGCTGCGAGCTGCGCGACGCGGAGCTGGACACCAGTGGGGGCTGAGCACATCGTCGTTCCGCGTCCGGCCGGGTACACCGACGCCGACGCCGAGCGCTTCCATCACGAGAATCACCGCTCGCATCGGGATGACTTCGCCCGCGACCGTGCGCGCGTCCTCCACTCGGCGGCACTGCGTCAGCTCGCCGCGAAGACGCAGGTGCTGAGCCCGGCCAGCCCCGCGGACTTCGCCCGCAACCGCCTCACGCACTCCCTCGAGGTCGCGCAGGTCGGCCGCGAGCTCGGCACCGCCCTCGGTCTCGCCGAGGACGTCGTCGACGCGGCGTGCCTCAGCCACGACCTGGGCCATCCGCCCTTCGGGCACAACGGCGAGAAGGCCCTCAACGAGTGGGCGGCAGGCATCGGCGGGTTCGAGGGCAACGCGCAGAGCCTGCGCATCCTCACGCGCCTCGAGGCGAAGGTGCTCGACGACGAGCGCTCGCACGGGCTGAACCTCACCCGCGCGACGCTCGACGCCGCCTGCAAGTACCCGTGGACGGTCGCCGACCCCGTGCTCGATCCGGGCGGCCGGCTGAAGTTCGGCGTGTACCCCGAGGACGAGGACGTGTTCCGGTGGCTGCGCCAGGGCGCGCCCGACAAGGAGCGCTGCATCGAGGCGGAGGTCATGGACCTCTCCGACGACATCGCGTACTCCGTCCACGACTTCGAGGACGCCGTCGTCAACGGCTACCTCGATCTCGAGCACGTCAGCGATCCGCTCGCGCACCATCCGCTCATCGGCCGCGTGCAGGAGTGGGTGGGCTATGACTACCCGCGCGACGAGCTCGCCGAGGGGCTCTACCGTCTCACCCGGCTGCCGATGTGGATGCGCACGTTCGATCGCTCGCGCGGCGACCTCGCGCGCCTGAAGAACCTCACGAGCGACCTCATCGGCCGGTTCGCCCGCGCGGCGGTCGACGCCACGCGGGCCGCCTATCCCGCCGCGTCGCTGACGCGCTACAACGGCCACGTCGTCGTGCCGCGCGAGGTCGAGGTCGAGATCGCGGTGCTCAAGGGCCTGATGGGCGCGACGATCGTCACGATCGACGAGCGCCGCAACATCTACGCCGAGCAGCGGCGTGTGCTCAAGCGCGTCGCCGACGCGCTGGTGTCGACGGATGCCCTCTGGTCGACAGGCGCGGACGCGCTCGAGCCGGCGTTCGCGGCGGACTTCCTCGCCGCCGACACCGACGCCGCCCGCACCCGGGTGGTCGTCGACCAGGTCGCCTCGCTCACCGACCAGACCGCGGTCGCCTGGCACAGCCGGCTCGTCGGCGAGGTGGACCCGGCGCAGGTGGGGATCTGGGCTCCGCGCCCCGGACGCCGTGACGGAGCGTCGAAGGCCGCGCGCACCTCGCAGGTGGCCTGATGCCGCGCATCCGGCAGGCCGACGTCGACGAGGTGAAGGCGCGGACCAACATCGCCGACATCGTCGGCGAGCGGGTGGCGCTGAAGTCGGCCGGCGTCGGGTCGATGAAGGGGCTCTGCCCGTTCCACGATGAGAAGAGCCCGAGCTTCCACGTGCGGCCGCAGGTGGGCTTCTACCACTGCTTCGGCTGCGGCGAGTCGGGCGACGTCTACACGTTCCTGCGCGAGATGGACCACGTCTCGTTCACGGAGGCCGTGGAGAAGCTCGCCGGGCGCATCGGCTACACCCTCCACTACGAGGATGGCGGCCCCGCGCCCGAGACGAGCGGTCGCGCGCGTCTGTTCGCGGCAAACGCCGCCGCCGGCGAATACTTCCGCTCGCAGCTCGTCTCGCCCGAGGCGGAGGCCGCACGCCGCTTCCTGGGCGAGCGAGGGTTCGATGCCGGAGCGGCCGCGCACTTCGGCGTGGGCTATGCGCCGAAGGGGTGGGACCACCTGCTGAACGCCCTGACGGCGAAGGGCTTCACTCGCGAGGAGCTCACGACGGCGGGCCTCGTGTCGACGAACCAGCGCGGCGGGATCTACGACCGCTTCCGCGGCCGCGTGATGTGGCCCATCCGCGATGTGACCGGGCAGACCGTCGGCTTCGGCGCGCGCAAGCTCTACGACGACGATCAGGGCCCGAAGTACCTCAACACCCCCGAGACGCCGATCTACAAGAAGTCGCAGGTGCTGTACGGTCTCGACCTCGCCAAGCGCGACATCTCCCGCGGCGATCCGCGCCGCGTGGTCGTCGTCGAGGGCTACACCGACGTCATGGCCTGCCACCTCGCCGGCGTGACCACCGCGATCGCCACGTGCGGCACGGCCTTCGGCAGCGAGCACGTGACGGTGCTCCGCCGCGTGATGGGCGACTCCTCGGCGTCCGGCGAGGTCGTCTTCACGTTCGACGGCGACGCCGCGGGGCAGAAGGCGGCCATCCGCGCGTTCACCGACGCGAAGAGCTTCAACGCGCAGACCTTCGTCGCGGTGGCGCCCGATGGGCTCGACCCCTGCGACCTGCGGCTGCAGCGCGGCGACGGCGCCGTGCGGACGCTCGTCGACCACAAGGTGCCGATGTTCGAGTTCGTCATCGACCGCGCGGTCTCCCGCTTCGACCTCGGCACGGTCGAGGGGCGCGTCGGGGCGCTGCGGTCTGCGGCGCCGATCGTCGCCGAGATCCGCGACCGGCTGCTGCGCCCCGGGTACGAGCGGGTGCTCGCGCGCCGGCTCGGCATGGACCCGACCGAGGTGCACGGGGAGGTCGAGCGCGTCGCGCGCCAGGGCGGAGCCGATCAGCGTCGCCCCGAAGCGCGCACCGAGGCATCGGACGGGCAGCCGGCCCCGGCCATCCGCGTCTCTCTCGCGACCCTGCCGCGCGGCACGGACACGGCCATCGAGCGCGACGCGCTCACCGGCATCCTGCAGTACGGGCATCGCGTGGAGCCGGACCTGCTGCACCGCGCGCTGTCGCTGCCGTTCCGCACGCCCGCGCTCGAGGCCGTGCGCGTCGCGGTCGAGGCCGTCGACCGGTCGAAGATCGGATGGTCGGTGGCCGCGGTCGAGATGGTGCGGGAGCCGTACCGGTCGCTCGCGGCCGAGCTCATCACGCGCGACTTCCCGGCCGTCAACGAGGAGCGTGCGGTCGTCTCGGTGAACGACCTCTGCCGGCGCATCGTGCTGCGGGCGATCGACGCGGAGAAGAACGAGCTGCTCGGCGCCGTGCAGCGTGTGGCGCCGGCCTCCGAGGAGGGGCGCGCGGTGCGGATGCGCCTGCGCGACCTCGACATCGACCGGCGCCAGCTGCTCGACGAAGCCTGACCGGCAAGGCAGGATGGGAGGATGCGCGTACCCGACGACACCGAGAACGCCATCCGCTGCGACGATCTGAGCGTCGCGCGCTCGGGGAAGGGGCACGCCATCCGCGCGGTCGACGGCGTGACCGCGACGCTGCCGGTCGGGAGCACGCTGTGCATCGCCGGGCCCACGGGATCGGGCAAGTCGAGTCTGGCGTCGGTGCTCGCCGGCACGCGGGATCGCTCCATCACGGTCAGCGGCGGTGACGCGTTCGTCACGGGCATCTCCGTGCGCCATCCGGGTCGCGCACATCGTGTGCTCACCTACCGCTCGGGCTATGTGCCGCAGGGCGGCGGCTCGGGTCTGCCCTCGCGCCTCACCGTGTCGGAGGTCATCACCGAGCCGATCACCTCGCGCGATCGGCGGGTCAATCAGCGCGCGCTCGCCGTCCGCGTCGCCGCGCTGCTCGACGAGATGCACCTGCCGCTCGGGGCGGCGTCGAAGTTCCCCTACGAGCTGAGCGCCGGCATGCGGCAGCGCGTCGCATTCGCGCGGGCGCTCGTCCTCGACCCGCGCGTGCTCATCGCGGACGAGCCGATGGCGAACATCGGTCTCGAGGTGCGTCACGTCATCTTCGATGCCATCCGCCGGCGGCAGCAGGAGTGGGGGATGGCCGCCCTTCTCGTCACGAACGATCCGGATCTCGCGCGCGAGCTGTCGGCGGACCGGCTGATCCTGCGCTCGGGGCACGTCGTCGCGGCCGGGGACTCGCAGCACCTGGAGTGGACGCCCGGCACGAAGAGCACCGAGACGCTCCTCGTCGCGTGACGACACGCCCGCGTGCGCGGCTCGGTTTGGCGTCTGCCCGCGCGGGTTTGCTAAGCTAGGGGAGTTGCCCCGGAGACGGGGCAGAGGAGTGATCCTCGGTAGCTCAATTGGCAGAGCAGCCGGCTGTTAACCGGCAGGTTCTTGGTTCGAGTCCAAGCCGGGGAGCGTGTGAAGGGCCCGTCCATCGGACGGGCCCTTTCCCTTTGCCCGATGCGGGGCGCAGGCTTCGGGTCGTCAGGGTCGGTGGTGCGCTTCTCGCGTTATCGCCCGCCTATCGGCGAGTTCGGCACCACCGAAGCGCGGGTCCTCGGATTCGGTGGTGCGCTTCTCGTGTTATTGCCCGTCATTGGGCGAGTTCGGCACCACCGAAGTTGGGGCCCTCGCGTTCGGTGGTGCGTTTCTCGCGTTATCGCCCGTCATGGGGCGAGTTCGGCACCACCGAAGTTCGAGCGCTCGGGTTCGGTGGTGCGCTTCTCGCGTTATCGCCCGTCATTGGGCGAGTTCGGCACCACCGAAGTTCGAGCGCTCGGGTTCGGTGGTGCGCTTCTCGTGTTATCGCCCGTCATTGGGCGAGTTGGGCACCACCGAAGTTGGGGCCCTCCGGTTCAGTGGTGCGTTTCTCGCGTCAAGAGCCCGGGAAGCGATGTCCCGATGTCACCGCCCGCCGGGCGGGCCGATCAGCAGGAGCGCGGTGAACACCACCGCGACCGCCAGCACGGCGCCGATGCCGGAGCGCACCGGGTGGCGCAGCACCGCCCGCAGCGCGCGGTCGTGCCAGGTCGCGTCCCGCGGGTCCGTGCCGGCCGATGTGCGCCAGTCGCCCTCGAGCGCTCCCGACCGCTGCAGCCTGACCTCCGCGGGAACGCTCGCGTAGGGGATCACAGCGCTGAGCAGCGCGACCGCGAACCGGCCGACCCCCCAGCGCTGATTCATCGCGACGAGGATGACGACCGCTCCGTAGGAGAGGAAGACGAAGCCGTGCACGGCCCCGCCGATCGACACGCCCCTCGGCTCGCCGGTCATCGCTCGCAGCACGATCCCTCCGATCAGGAGAGTCCACGAGATCGCCTCGGCGATCGCAAGCGTGCGGAACAGGGCTGCAGGGCGTCGGAACACGGCTCTCCTCGGTCGGTTCCCCTCAGGCTAGAGAGCCTCGACTGAGGATCCGGTCGACGCCCGCGGTCGTCAGGAGCTGGGCGGCGGCGGGAAGTGAGGGATCGACTGGGGCTTGCCGGGCCCGACGGGCGGGACCGGTGGCAGGGGAGCGTCGTGCCGAGCGCCTTCGGGCGCGGCAGCTCGCGGCGCGTCCTTCGGGAATCGGCGGCCGGTGATGCTCGTCGGGTTCAGACGCACGAAGTGCGGCTTGTGCGTCGGGTCGGCGGTCGAGACAGCCCGCACGCCGGAGGCCGCGACCTCGGAGTCGACCTGGATCTCCGTGGCGGTGCCGCGTATCACCACGCTCCAGTGGTGCGTGTCGTCGACCCCGTCGACCTCGAACGCGACAGTCGGGTGCGCCGTGAGGTTCCGGAGCTTCCCGCCCGAGCCCGTGCGCAGGTACACATTGCCCGCGTGCACGGTGTAGTTGATGGGGAACAGGTCCGGGGTCCCGTCCGCGCGGATGACCGCCAGCCGGGCGAGATCCGAGGACTCCACCCGCTGCCAGGACTCCGCCGTGGTGAGCTTCGATCCGCTGTCGTCGGCCATCGCGCTTCCTCCGCTCCTGCACCTTCGCGTCCTCCGGCCAGTCAACCGCCGCGGACGGGCGGAGGGCAAGCCCGAGCTCAGTCTGCCGCGATCAACCGCTGCGCGGTGTGAACGGATGGCCCGAGCCGCGTCAGGTGCGACAGCAGCTGCTCCGAGGCGCGAGCGAGGGCATCGTCGTCGACCGGCGCGAGGACGTCGAGGATGAAGAGCGCGGACGTTGTCTCGTTCGTGAGCTGCGTGCGGCGCCCCTGTCGCCAGTTCCACCGCCGGCAGGTGACGCCGGCGTCGTCGGTCCACACCACCTCGCCGAGCTCGGGGTGCTCCTCGACGGGCTCGCCGCCTGCGACGGTGTCGAACCGCTCGTCGCCCGACGCGCGCAGCAGCCGCGGGGCGCCGGCGTAGCGGTCCGCGTCCTCGCCGCCGAGCGGAATCTGATGCAGCACCGAGATCGCGTTGTAGATGTCGGTGAGACGATTCACGCGCGGCAGCCCGGACTCCGCACGGCGGGTGAGCGCCTCGAGGCTGTTCCGCGTGCGCTGCGGCTTCGCACCGAACGCGCGGTACGCCTCGCGCCACGCGGCGACGTGCGGCAGCTCCTCGACGGGCCTGCTCTCGAGCGCCTTCCGTGCGGACGCCTCGGCCTCGGACAGGAGTCGCTCGCTCTCCGCATCGCTCGGGCCCGGCTCGATCCCCTCGGCGACGATCAGCAGCGCGCGGTAATCGGGGCGCAACGCAAAGACGTCAGCGTCGACACGCGCCTCCTCGAGCAGGTGATCGCTCCCGATGGCACTTCGCGTCTCGTCCATGGGAGCACAGTAACGAAGCGGCGGAGTTGCAGAGAGCATAGAACCCCGTCAATATAGAAGCGTGTCGATACAGCTCGAACGCGCCGCGCGACCCCGCCTCTCCGCACTCGATCGCGGCCTCCCGGTGTGGATCGGCCTCGCGATGGTCGCCGGACTCCTGATCGGCCACTTCCTGCCGGCTGTCGGCGGGGCGCTCGAGCACCTCGAGGTCGGCGGGATCTCGCTGCCCATCGCGCTGGGTCTGCTGGTCATGATGTACCCCGTGCTGGCGAAGGTCCGGTACGACCGCGTCGCCGCGATCACCGGAGACCGGAAGCTGCTCGTCTCCTCCCTCCTGCTCAACTGGATCGTCGGGCCCGCCCTCATGTTCGCGCTGGCCTGGATCTTCCTCGCCGACGTCCCCGAGTATCGCAGCGGACTGATCATCGTCGGGCTCGCCCGCTGCATCGCCATGGTCGTCATCTGGAACGACCTCGCGTGCGGCGACCGCGAGGCCGCGGCCGTCCTCGTCGCGATCAACTCCGTCTTCCAAGTCGTCGCCTTCTCGCTCCTCGGCTGGTTCTACCTCGAGGTGCTCCCCGGATGGCTCGGGCTGGGCGGAGAGGGCCTCGACGTCTCCGTGGGGGAGATCGCCCTCAACGTCCTCGTCTTCCTCGGCGTGCCCCTCGCCGCGGGCTTCGCGTCGCGGTGGCTGGGGGAGCGCCGCCGCGGACGGCAGTGGTACGAGGAGCGCTTCCTTCCGAGGATCGGTCCGTGGGCGCTCTACGGCCTCCTCTTCACGATCGTGCTGCTGTTCGCGCTGCAGGGGGAGCAGGTGATCGACCGCCCGTGGGACGTCGTGCGGATCGCGCTGCCGCTGCTGGCCTACTTCGCGATCATGTGGCTGGGCGGGCTGCTCACCGGCCGCGCCCTCGGCCTCGGCTACGCGCGCTCGTCGACGCTCGCCTTCACCGCGGCCGGCAACAACTTCGAGCTCGCGATCGCCGTCGCCATCGGCACGTTCGGCGCCACCTCGGGCCAGGCGCTCGCGGGCGTCGTGGGCCCGCTCATCGAGGTCCCCGTCCTCGTCGGTCTCGTGTACGTCTCCCTCTGGGCGGCTCGCGCGTGGTTCGGCGTCGAGCCCCGCCAGCCCGTCGAACTCGAAACGGAGAGGACGCCCGCATGAGCACCGCCACCATCCCCGTCGAGACCTGCTCGCCGGTCCCCACGCACGCGATCGGCGAGCACGCCGCGGCGGCGCTCGCGCCGACGCTCAAAGCCCTGGCCGATCCGCTCCGGCTGCGGATGCTCTCGGCCATCGCCTCCGACCCGCGCGGCGAGTCCTGCGTGTGCGATCTCGCCGCACTCGCCGACGTCTCCCAGCCGACGGTCTCGCATCACCTCAAGGTGCTGCGCGACGTGGGCATGCTCACCGCCGAGCGTCGCGGCACGTGGGTCTGGTATCGGGTCGCGACGCGGCTGCGCCCCGCCGTCACGGCGCTGCTGGAGTCGTTCGCCCCGGTCGCGGTCGACCCCGCGCCCGTCGAGTACGGCGGGCTCGAGAACGTCGACGACGCCCTCGCGCGCCTCGCGGGGGAGCTGACAGCGGCCCATCCGTCGCTCAGCGACGACCTCGTCACGTCGATCGTCCGGGAGTCGTACACATCCCTCGCCCGCTCGGCACGCCTGACGAGCCATCTGCTGCCGCTCACCGAGCGCTTCGCCCGTCAGCGCCTGAGCGACATCGCGCGGGACCGCGCCACCGGCGTGCCGCAGGTGCTGTTCGTCTGCGTGGCGAACGCCGGTCGCTCGCAGCTCGCCGCCGCGATCCTCAACCGCGAGGCGGATGGGCGGGTCATCGCTCGCTCCGCCGGATCGAACCCGGCGGCCGACATCCACCCCACGGTGCGCCCGCTCCTCGCGGAGATCGCGGGTGCTGACCCCGACCCCTTCCCCAAGCCCCTCACCGACGACGCGGTGCGCGCCGCCGACGTCGTCGTGACGATGGGATGCGGCGACGTCTGCCCGATCATCCCCGGCGTCCGATACGAGGACTGGGTCGTCGGCGACCCGGCGCTCGCGTCGGAAGCCGGCGCCACGGCCATCCGAGACGACATCGCCCGCCGCGTCGCCCACCTGCTCGATACCCTCCTTCCCGCCTCTGATTCAGGAGCCACCGCATGACCAAGCCCTCCGTCCTCTTCGTGTGCGTCCACAACGCCGGCCGCTCGCAGATGGCCGCTGGATTCCTCCGTCACCTCGCGGGCGACCGCGTCGAGGTGCGCTCGGCCGGCTCCATGCCCGCCGAGCAGATCAACCCCGTCGCCGTCGAGGCGATGGCCGAGCTCGGCGTCGACATCACGGCGGAGACGCCGAAGATCCTCACCACCGAGGCGGTCCAGGCGTCCGACGTCGTCATCACCATGGGCTGCGGCGATGCGTGCCCGTTCTTCCCCGGCAAGCGCTACGAGGATTGGAAGCTCGAGGACCCGGCAGGCCAGGGCCTCGAGGCCGTGCGTCCGATCCGCGACGACATCCGCGCGCGGATCGCGCAGCTGGTCGACGAGCTCGTCTGATCCGTCCTCGGGGCGGGATCATGGTCCCGCCCCGGCCCCGACGCAAGCCCTCGACCGGGCCGCCTCCCCGTCGATACCGTCGGGGCATGGCGAAGACGAGCACGAGCATCCTCATCCTCGGCGCGGGCGGCGACCTCACCAAGCGCCTGCTGCTTCCGGGCCTCGCAAGCCTGCTCAACCGGCGCGAGTACGACGTGCAGGTCATCGGCTCGGGGCTCGACGACCGATCCGGCGAGGAATGGCAGGAGATCGTCGCGTCGAGCTTCGCGACGGTCGACGGCGACCCCGCCAAGCTGGGGGAGACGTCGTACATCCAGGCCGATGTCACGAAGCCCGACGAGCTGCGGCGCCTGCTCGACGCGTGCGCGCACACGCCCGTCATCTACTTCGCGCTGCCGCCGGCGGTCACCGCCCGCGTGTGCGAGGCGCTGCGCGAGGTCGACCTGCCCGAGGGCACGCGCCTCGCGCTGGAGAAGCCCTTCGGCGTCGACCTCGAGACCGCGCGCCGTCTCAATCGTCAGCTCACCCTGCTCGTACCCGAAGAGCAGATCCACCGCATCGACCATTTCCTCGGGATGTCGATGGTGCTGAACCTGCTCGGCCTGCGCTTCGCGAACCGCGTGATGGACGCCGCGTGGCGCGCGGGCGATGTCGAGCGCGTGGAGATCGTCTACGACGAGACGCTGGGCCTCGAGGGGCGCGGCGGCTACTACGACAACGCCGGAGCTCTCGTCGACATGCTGCAGAGCCACCTGCTCGAGGTGCTGGCGCTCGTCGCGATGGAGCCGATGCCGAAGCTCGACCACGTCGAGCTGCGCTCCGCGATCGCGCAGGTGCTGCGCAACACGCGGGTGTGGGATGGCGACCCGGTCGCGTCGTCGAAGCGGGCCCGATACACCGCCGGCACCGTGGGGGAACGGGA encodes:
- a CDS encoding ATP-binding cassette domain-containing protein; its protein translation is MRVPDDTENAIRCDDLSVARSGKGHAIRAVDGVTATLPVGSTLCIAGPTGSGKSSLASVLAGTRDRSITVSGGDAFVTGISVRHPGRAHRVLTYRSGYVPQGGGSGLPSRLTVSEVITEPITSRDRRVNQRALAVRVAALLDEMHLPLGAASKFPYELSAGMRQRVAFARALVLDPRVLIADEPMANIGLEVRHVIFDAIRRRQQEWGMAALLVTNDPDLARELSADRLILRSGHVVAAGDSQHLEWTPGTKSTETLLVA
- a CDS encoding B3/B4 domain-containing protein; its protein translation is MDETRSAIGSDHLLEEARVDADVFALRPDYRALLIVAEGIEPGPSDAESERLLSEAEASARKALESRPVEELPHVAAWREAYRAFGAKPQRTRNSLEALTRRAESGLPRVNRLTDIYNAISVLHQIPLGGEDADRYAGAPRLLRASGDERFDTVAGGEPVEEHPELGEVVWTDDAGVTCRRWNWRQGRRTQLTNETTSALFILDVLAPVDDDALARASEQLLSHLTRLGPSVHTAQRLIAAD
- the arsB gene encoding ACR3 family arsenite efflux transporter — its product is MSIQLERAARPRLSALDRGLPVWIGLAMVAGLLIGHFLPAVGGALEHLEVGGISLPIALGLLVMMYPVLAKVRYDRVAAITGDRKLLVSSLLLNWIVGPALMFALAWIFLADVPEYRSGLIIVGLARCIAMVVIWNDLACGDREAAAVLVAINSVFQVVAFSLLGWFYLEVLPGWLGLGGEGLDVSVGEIALNVLVFLGVPLAAGFASRWLGERRRGRQWYEERFLPRIGPWALYGLLFTIVLLFALQGEQVIDRPWDVVRIALPLLAYFAIMWLGGLLTGRALGLGYARSSTLAFTAAGNNFELAIAVAIGTFGATSGQALAGVVGPLIEVPVLVGLVYVSLWAARAWFGVEPRQPVELETERTPA
- a CDS encoding pyridoxamine 5'-phosphate oxidase family protein, with amino-acid sequence MADDSGSKLTTAESWQRVESSDLARLAVIRADGTPDLFPINYTVHAGNVYLRTGSGGKLRNLTAHPTVAFEVDGVDDTHHWSVVIRGTATEIQVDSEVAASGVRAVSTADPTHKPHFVRLNPTSITGRRFPKDAPRAAAPEGARHDAPLPPVPPVGPGKPQSIPHFPPPPSS
- the dnaG gene encoding DNA primase, producing MPRIRQADVDEVKARTNIADIVGERVALKSAGVGSMKGLCPFHDEKSPSFHVRPQVGFYHCFGCGESGDVYTFLREMDHVSFTEAVEKLAGRIGYTLHYEDGGPAPETSGRARLFAANAAAGEYFRSQLVSPEAEAARRFLGERGFDAGAAAHFGVGYAPKGWDHLLNALTAKGFTREELTTAGLVSTNQRGGIYDRFRGRVMWPIRDVTGQTVGFGARKLYDDDQGPKYLNTPETPIYKKSQVLYGLDLAKRDISRGDPRRVVVVEGYTDVMACHLAGVTTAIATCGTAFGSEHVTVLRRVMGDSSASGEVVFTFDGDAAGQKAAIRAFTDAKSFNAQTFVAVAPDGLDPCDLRLQRGDGAVRTLVDHKVPMFEFVIDRAVSRFDLGTVEGRVGALRSAAPIVAEIRDRLLRPGYERVLARRLGMDPTEVHGEVERVARQGGADQRRPEARTEASDGQPAPAIRVSLATLPRGTDTAIERDALTGILQYGHRVEPDLLHRALSLPFRTPALEAVRVAVEAVDRSKIGWSVAAVEMVREPYRSLAAELITRDFPAVNEERAVVSVNDLCRRIVLRAIDAEKNELLGAVQRVAPASEEGRAVRMRLRDLDIDRRQLLDEA
- a CDS encoding DUF3817 domain-containing protein → MFRRPAALFRTLAIAEAISWTLLIGGIVLRAMTGEPRGVSIGGAVHGFVFLSYGAVVILVAMNQRWGVGRFAVALLSAVIPYASVPAEVRLQRSGALEGDWRTSAGTDPRDATWHDRALRAVLRHPVRSGIGAVLAVAVVFTALLLIGPPGGR